From one Streptomyces mobaraensis genomic stretch:
- a CDS encoding cobalt-precorrin-6A reductase — MSVSAERHILILGGTTEARRLAAALAGEPALRVTSSLAGRVAAPRLPAGQVRIGGFGGPEGLARWLREQHVDALIDATHPFADTISSNAAKAAAEAQVPLLAVRRPGWTAGPGDDWRPVGSLAEAAEALPGLGNRVFLTTGRMGLAAFAHLENMWFLVRSVDAPSPPMPPRTEILLARGPFTVDGERELLRRHRVDVLVTKDSGATATAAKLTAAREAGIPVVVVRRPPLPAGVPAVAAPEEAVAWVRRVVSL, encoded by the coding sequence GTGAGCGTGAGCGCCGAGCGCCACATCCTGATCCTGGGCGGCACGACGGAGGCCCGCCGGCTCGCCGCCGCGCTGGCCGGCGAGCCGGCCCTGCGGGTCACCAGCTCGCTCGCCGGCCGCGTCGCCGCGCCGCGGCTGCCCGCCGGGCAGGTGCGGATCGGCGGTTTCGGTGGCCCCGAGGGGCTGGCCCGGTGGCTGCGCGAGCAGCACGTCGACGCGCTCATCGACGCCACGCATCCTTTCGCCGACACGATCAGTTCCAACGCGGCGAAGGCCGCCGCGGAGGCTCAGGTTCCGCTGCTGGCCGTCCGCCGCCCCGGCTGGACGGCGGGCCCGGGGGACGACTGGCGTCCGGTCGGGTCGCTGGCCGAAGCGGCGGAGGCGCTGCCCGGCCTGGGGAACCGGGTCTTCCTGACCACGGGCAGGATGGGACTCGCCGCCTTCGCGCACCTAGAGAATATGTGGTTCCTCGTGCGCTCGGTCGACGCCCCCTCGCCCCCCATGCCGCCCCGGACCGAGATCCTGCTGGCCCGGGGGCCGTTCACGGTCGACGGCGAGCGCGAACTGCTGCGCCGGCACCGCGTCGACGTCCTGGTGACCAAGGACAGCGGCGCCACCGCCACGGCCGCGAAACTGACCGCCGCCCGCGAGGCCGGGATCCCCGTCGTCGTGGTCCGGCGCCCGCCGCTCCCCGCGGGCGTCCCGGCGGTCGCCGCGCCGGAGGAGGCGGTGGCGTGGGTGCGGCGGGTGGTGTCGCTCTGA
- a CDS encoding cobalamin biosynthesis protein CobG, whose protein sequence is MLAAMPVTPTPPGSDRPRARGDACPGALRLHAADDGALARVRLPAGLLTVRQAMELATLAVELGDGNLDLTSRGNIQLRALPAGSGGELGGRLRATGLLPSDRHERVRNIAASPLHGLDGTGHADVGAWARELDRLLCADDEVTALSGRFLFGLDDGRGDIAALTPDVTLIAEPDGRTAVLCYAAEGPGLRVPAADAPRAAVVAARHFLAAHGGSAWRVTELPAGRRPDVTALAARLADAEVTAVPTGRSAAPPPGPVSGPDGRTALSVAAPLGRLTAGQWRLLVAAAEAGSGELRVTPWRGVVVPGLADADAAAARLAGLADAGLVVSAASPWYGAGACAGRPGCAKSRADVRADATAALTGTRPGGTGDLPVYWSGCERRCGHPGGRWVDVLATDDGYRVAVRTGGGDAEQGVRRVTAAGLPGAVAAARSGPDGDGTP, encoded by the coding sequence ATGCTCGCCGCCATGCCCGTCACCCCCACACCCCCCGGCAGCGACCGGCCCCGCGCCCGCGGTGACGCCTGCCCCGGCGCCCTCCGCCTGCACGCCGCCGACGACGGCGCACTGGCCCGCGTCCGCCTCCCGGCCGGGCTCCTGACGGTCCGTCAGGCGATGGAACTCGCCACACTGGCGGTCGAGTTGGGCGACGGCAACCTCGACCTCACCTCCCGCGGCAACATCCAGCTCCGCGCCCTGCCCGCCGGCTCCGGAGGCGAGCTCGGCGGCCGGCTCCGCGCCACCGGCCTCCTCCCCTCCGACCGCCACGAGCGCGTGCGGAACATCGCCGCGTCCCCCCTGCACGGCCTGGACGGCACCGGACACGCGGACGTCGGCGCCTGGGCCCGCGAGCTGGACCGCCTGCTCTGCGCGGACGACGAAGTGACCGCCCTCTCGGGCCGTTTCCTCTTCGGTCTCGACGACGGCCGCGGCGACATCGCCGCCCTCACCCCCGATGTGACATTGATCGCAGAGCCGGACGGCCGGACGGCCGTGCTCTGTTACGCCGCCGAGGGCCCGGGCCTGCGCGTCCCGGCCGCCGACGCGCCCCGCGCGGCCGTCGTCGCGGCCCGTCACTTCCTCGCCGCGCACGGCGGGTCCGCGTGGCGGGTGACGGAACTCCCCGCCGGCCGCCGCCCGGACGTCACGGCCCTGGCCGCCCGCCTCGCCGACGCCGAAGTGACCGCCGTCCCCACCGGCCGTTCCGCCGCCCCGCCACCGGGGCCGGTGTCCGGTCCCGACGGCCGTACCGCCCTCTCCGTGGCCGCTCCCCTGGGCCGGCTGACCGCCGGTCAGTGGCGGCTGCTCGTCGCCGCCGCCGAGGCCGGCTCCGGCGAACTGCGCGTGACGCCCTGGCGGGGCGTCGTCGTCCCCGGCCTCGCCGACGCGGACGCGGCCGCCGCCCGGCTCGCCGGGCTCGCGGACGCGGGCCTGGTGGTCTCCGCCGCCTCCCCCTGGTACGGCGCGGGCGCCTGCGCCGGGCGCCCGGGCTGCGCCAAGTCGCGCGCCGACGTGCGCGCCGACGCGACCGCCGCGCTCACCGGCACGCGCCCTGGCGGCACCGGGGACCTGCCGGTCTACTGGTCGGGGTGCGAGCGGCGCTGCGGGCATCCCGGCGGGCGGTGGGTGGACGTCCTGGCCACGGACGACGGCTACCGCGTGGCGGTACGGACGGGGGGCGGGGACGCGGAACAGGGCGTCCGCCGCGTCACCGCGGCCGGCCTGCCCGGCGCGGTGGCCGCCGCCCGCTCCGGCCCGGACGGCGACGGGACGCCATGA
- a CDS encoding precorrin-2 C(20)-methyltransferase, with protein MSEQQSPATGRLYGVGLGPGDPALMTLRAVECIAAADVVAYHSARHGRSIARSIAERHLRADHIEEPLVYPVTTETTDHPGGYRGAMEEFYEEAAARLAAHLDAGRTVAVLAEGDPLFYSSYMHMHKRLSHRYPTEVVPGVTSVSAAAARLGEPLVEGEEVLTVLPGTLPEEELAARLAATDSAVVMKLGRTFPAVRGALERSGRLAEARYVERATMPGERTGRLAEVDPESVPYFSVAVLPSRVAAATGPAPEEPTGADGGEVVVVGLGPAGPRWLTPEARGALAAAEDVVGYSTYVDRVPVRPGQRRHASDNKVESERAEFALDLARQGRRVAVVSSGDPGVFAMASAVLEVASEGPYRDIPVRIVPGMTAAHAAAARAGAPLGHDYAVVSLSDRLKPWEVIAERLRAAAAADLVLALYNPGSRSRVWQVGKARDLLLEHRSPDTPVVLGRDVGGPEESVRVVRLGELVPEEVDMRTLLIVGSTQTRAVRRGPGGGEEIVWTPRRYPER; from the coding sequence GTGAGCGAGCAGCAGTCCCCGGCCACCGGCCGGCTGTACGGGGTGGGGCTGGGCCCCGGCGACCCGGCGCTGATGACCCTGCGGGCGGTGGAGTGCATCGCCGCGGCCGACGTCGTCGCGTACCACAGCGCCCGCCATGGCCGCAGCATCGCGCGGTCCATCGCCGAACGGCACCTGCGCGCCGACCACATCGAGGAGCCGCTGGTCTACCCGGTCACCACGGAGACCACGGACCACCCGGGCGGCTACCGGGGCGCGATGGAGGAGTTCTACGAGGAGGCCGCGGCGCGGCTGGCCGCGCACCTGGACGCCGGGCGCACGGTGGCGGTGCTCGCCGAGGGCGACCCACTCTTCTACAGCTCCTACATGCACATGCACAAGCGGCTGTCCCACCGCTACCCGACCGAGGTCGTCCCGGGCGTCACGTCCGTCAGCGCCGCCGCGGCCCGGCTGGGCGAGCCGCTGGTCGAGGGCGAGGAGGTGCTGACCGTCCTGCCGGGCACGCTGCCCGAGGAGGAGCTCGCCGCGCGGCTCGCGGCGACCGACTCGGCCGTGGTGATGAAGCTCGGCCGCACCTTCCCGGCCGTGCGGGGCGCGCTGGAGCGCTCGGGCCGGCTGGCGGAGGCGCGGTACGTGGAGCGGGCCACGATGCCCGGCGAGCGCACCGGGCGGCTGGCGGAGGTGGACCCGGAGTCCGTCCCGTACTTCTCCGTGGCCGTGCTGCCCAGCCGGGTGGCCGCCGCCACCGGTCCCGCCCCGGAGGAGCCCACGGGGGCGGACGGCGGCGAGGTCGTCGTCGTCGGCCTCGGCCCGGCCGGGCCCCGGTGGCTGACGCCGGAGGCGCGCGGCGCACTGGCCGCCGCCGAGGACGTCGTCGGCTACAGCACCTACGTGGACCGGGTGCCCGTCCGCCCCGGGCAGCGCCGGCACGCGTCGGACAACAAGGTGGAGTCGGAGCGCGCCGAGTTCGCCCTGGACCTGGCCCGGCAGGGGCGCCGGGTGGCCGTCGTCTCCTCGGGCGACCCGGGCGTCTTCGCGATGGCGAGCGCCGTCCTGGAGGTCGCCTCGGAGGGCCCGTACCGGGACATCCCGGTGCGGATCGTACCGGGCATGACTGCCGCCCACGCGGCGGCGGCCCGGGCGGGCGCGCCGCTCGGGCACGACTACGCGGTGGTGTCGCTCTCCGACCGGCTCAAGCCGTGGGAGGTCATCGCGGAGCGGCTGCGCGCCGCCGCCGCGGCCGACCTGGTGCTCGCTCTGTACAACCCGGGCTCGCGCAGCCGCGTCTGGCAGGTAGGCAAGGCCCGCGACCTGCTGCTGGAGCACCGCTCCCCGGACACCCCGGTGGTGCTCGGCCGGGACGTGGGCGGCCCGGAGGAGAGCGTCCGTGTCGTCCGGCTCGGGGAACTCGTCCCCGAGGAGGTCGACATGCGCACCCTCCTCATCGTCGGCTCGACGCAGACGCGGGCGGTGCGGCGCGGTCCCGGCGGCGGCGAGGAGATCGTCTGGACACCGCGGCGGTATCCGGAGCGGTGA
- the cobN gene encoding cobaltochelatase subunit CobN, giving the protein MILLLSTSDTDLLSARAAAAQGSPVPYRLANPARLPLDTLPELLEGVDLVVVRLLGGVRAWQEGLDRLLAAEKPVVVLTGEQAPDAQLMEHSTVPIGIAAEAHAYLAHGGPANLEQLARFLSDTVLLTGHGFEPPAAAPTWGALERTPKPGASGPTVAVLYYRAHHMSGNTAFVEALCGAIEDAGGRALPLFVASLRAPEPELVEALGAADAVVTTVLAAGGTKPAAASAGGDDESWDAGALAALDVPVLQALCLTGPRSAWEENDEGLSPLDAATQVAVPEFDGRIITVPFSFKEVDEDGLPAYVADLERAARVAGIAVKHARLRHVPAAEKRIALVLSAYPTKHSRIGNAVGLDTPASAVALLRRLREEGYDFGDEPVPGLESGDGDELIYALIEAGGHDQEWLTEEQLARNPVRIPAADYKRWYDRLPAELREAVEEHWGPAPGEMFLDRSRNPEGDIVLAALRRGNLLILIQPPRGFGENPIAIYHDPDLPPSHHYLAAYRWIAASREDGGFGADAMVHLGKHGNLEWLPGKNAGLSAACGPDAALGDLPLVYPFLVNDPGEGTQAKRRAHATLVDHLVPPMARAESYGDITRLEQLLDEYAQISAMDPAKLPAIRAQIWTLIQAAKLDHDLGMQDRPDDDGFDDFLLHVDGWLCEVKDAQIRDGLHVLGGAPTGPERVNLVLSILRARQIWGGTSALPGLREALGLDESAATRTTADEAEERARALVEAMEDAGWDPEAVAGVCAGLPDGQRDGVAAILAFAAREVVPRLAATTDELDHAVHALAGGFVPAGPSGSPLRGLVNVLPTGRNFYSVDPKAVPSRLAWETGQALADSLLERYRADNGDWPTSVGLSLWGTSAMRTAGDDVAEALALLGVRPVWDEASRRVTGLEAVALEELGRPRIDVTLRISGFFRDAFPHVIGLLDDAVRLVAALDEPAELNFVRAHAQADLAEHGDERRATTRIFGSRPGTYGAGLLQLIDSRDWRTDADLAEVYTVWGGYAYGRGLEGRPARADMESAYQRIAVAAKNTDTREHDIADSDDYFQYHGGMVATVKALRGKAPEAYIGDSTRPETIRTRTLVEETSRVFRARVVNPRWIEAMRRHGYKGAFELAATVDYLFGYDATTGVVPDWMYDKLTQAYVLDPENRAFLQEANPWALHGIAERLLEAESRGMWAKPDAETLAALRQVFLETEGELEGGADEE; this is encoded by the coding sequence GTGATCCTTCTGCTGTCGACCTCCGACACCGACCTGCTCAGCGCCCGCGCTGCCGCCGCCCAGGGCAGCCCGGTCCCGTACCGGCTCGCCAACCCCGCCCGGCTGCCGCTGGACACCCTCCCGGAGCTGCTGGAAGGCGTCGACCTCGTCGTCGTCCGCCTCCTCGGCGGCGTCCGCGCCTGGCAGGAAGGGCTCGACCGGCTCCTGGCGGCGGAGAAGCCCGTCGTCGTCCTCACCGGCGAACAGGCGCCCGACGCGCAGCTGATGGAGCACTCCACCGTGCCGATCGGGATCGCCGCCGAGGCGCACGCCTACCTCGCCCACGGCGGGCCCGCCAACCTCGAACAGCTCGCGCGCTTCCTCTCCGACACCGTGCTGCTCACCGGCCACGGCTTCGAGCCCCCGGCCGCCGCCCCCACCTGGGGTGCGCTGGAGCGCACGCCCAAGCCGGGGGCGAGCGGGCCGACGGTCGCCGTGCTCTACTACCGCGCCCACCACATGAGCGGCAACACCGCCTTCGTGGAGGCCCTCTGCGGCGCGATCGAGGACGCGGGCGGCCGCGCGCTGCCGCTGTTCGTCGCCTCGCTGCGGGCTCCCGAGCCCGAGCTCGTCGAGGCGCTGGGCGCGGCCGACGCCGTCGTCACCACGGTCCTCGCGGCCGGCGGCACCAAGCCCGCCGCCGCGTCCGCCGGGGGCGACGACGAGTCGTGGGACGCCGGGGCGCTGGCCGCGCTCGACGTGCCCGTTCTCCAGGCGCTCTGTCTGACCGGGCCGCGCAGCGCCTGGGAGGAGAACGACGAGGGGCTCTCGCCGCTGGACGCCGCCACCCAGGTCGCCGTCCCGGAGTTCGACGGCCGCATCATCACCGTCCCGTTCTCCTTCAAGGAGGTGGACGAGGACGGCCTGCCGGCGTACGTCGCCGACCTGGAGCGCGCCGCCCGCGTCGCCGGGATCGCCGTCAAGCACGCCCGGCTGCGGCACGTCCCCGCCGCCGAGAAGCGGATCGCGCTCGTCCTCTCCGCGTACCCCACCAAGCACTCCCGCATCGGCAACGCCGTCGGCCTCGACACCCCCGCCAGCGCCGTCGCCCTGCTGCGCCGGCTCCGCGAGGAGGGGTACGACTTCGGTGACGAGCCCGTCCCCGGGCTGGAGTCCGGCGACGGCGACGAGCTGATCTACGCCCTGATCGAGGCCGGCGGCCACGACCAGGAGTGGCTCACCGAGGAGCAGCTCGCCCGCAACCCCGTCCGCATCCCGGCCGCCGACTACAAGCGCTGGTACGACCGGCTCCCGGCCGAGCTGCGCGAAGCCGTCGAGGAGCACTGGGGTCCGGCGCCCGGTGAGATGTTCCTGGACCGCAGCCGCAACCCCGAGGGCGACATCGTGCTCGCCGCCCTCCGCCGCGGCAACCTGCTGATCCTCATCCAGCCGCCGCGCGGCTTCGGCGAGAACCCCATCGCCATCTACCACGACCCGGACCTGCCGCCGTCGCACCACTACCTCGCCGCCTACCGGTGGATCGCCGCGTCCCGCGAGGACGGCGGCTTCGGCGCCGACGCCATGGTCCACCTCGGCAAGCACGGCAACCTGGAGTGGCTGCCCGGCAAGAACGCCGGCCTGTCCGCCGCCTGCGGCCCCGACGCGGCCCTCGGCGACCTCCCGCTCGTCTACCCCTTCCTCGTCAACGACCCCGGCGAGGGCACCCAGGCCAAGCGCCGCGCCCACGCCACGCTCGTCGACCACCTCGTCCCGCCGATGGCCCGCGCCGAGTCGTACGGCGACATCACGCGCCTGGAGCAACTGCTCGACGAGTACGCGCAGATCTCCGCCATGGACCCGGCCAAGCTCCCGGCGATCCGCGCCCAGATCTGGACGCTGATCCAGGCCGCCAAGCTCGACCACGACCTCGGCATGCAGGACCGGCCCGACGACGACGGCTTCGACGACTTCCTGCTGCACGTCGACGGCTGGCTGTGCGAGGTCAAGGACGCCCAGATCCGCGACGGCCTGCACGTCCTCGGCGGCGCCCCCACCGGCCCCGAGCGCGTCAACCTCGTCCTGTCCATCCTGCGCGCCCGGCAGATCTGGGGCGGCACCTCCGCCCTGCCCGGCCTCCGCGAGGCCCTCGGCCTGGACGAGTCCGCCGCCACCCGCACCACCGCCGACGAGGCCGAGGAGCGCGCCCGCGCCCTCGTCGAGGCCATGGAGGACGCGGGCTGGGACCCCGAGGCCGTGGCCGGCGTCTGCGCCGGACTCCCGGACGGGCAGCGCGACGGCGTCGCCGCCATCCTCGCCTTCGCGGCCCGCGAGGTCGTCCCGCGCCTCGCCGCCACCACCGACGAGCTCGACCACGCGGTGCACGCCCTCGCCGGCGGCTTCGTCCCGGCCGGCCCGTCCGGCTCGCCGCTCCGCGGTCTCGTCAACGTCCTGCCGACCGGCCGCAACTTCTACTCCGTCGACCCCAAAGCCGTCCCCAGCCGGCTCGCCTGGGAGACCGGCCAGGCCCTCGCCGACTCCCTCCTGGAGCGCTACCGCGCCGACAACGGCGACTGGCCCACGTCCGTCGGCCTCTCCCTGTGGGGGACGAGCGCGATGCGCACCGCCGGTGACGACGTCGCCGAGGCGCTGGCGCTGCTGGGCGTCCGTCCGGTGTGGGACGAGGCGTCGCGACGCGTGACGGGACTCGAAGCCGTCGCCCTGGAGGAGCTGGGCCGGCCGCGCATCGACGTCACCCTGCGCATCAGCGGCTTCTTCCGCGACGCCTTCCCGCACGTCATCGGCCTTCTCGACGACGCGGTACGGCTCGTGGCCGCCCTCGACGAGCCCGCCGAGCTCAACTTCGTCCGGGCCCACGCCCAGGCCGACCTCGCCGAGCACGGCGACGAACGCCGCGCCACCACCCGTATCTTCGGCTCCCGCCCCGGCACCTACGGCGCCGGCCTGCTCCAGCTCATCGACAGCCGCGACTGGCGCACCGACGCCGACCTCGCCGAGGTCTACACCGTGTGGGGCGGCTACGCCTACGGCCGCGGCCTGGAGGGCCGGCCGGCCCGCGCGGACATGGAGAGCGCCTACCAGCGGATCGCCGTCGCCGCGAAGAACACCGACACCCGCGAGCACGACATCGCCGACTCGGACGACTACTTCCAGTACCACGGCGGCATGGTGGCCACGGTGAAGGCGCTGCGCGGCAAGGCGCCGGAGGCGTACATCGGCGACTCCACGCGGCCGGAGACCATCCGCACCCGCACCCTCGTCGAGGAGACCTCGCGCGTCTTCCGCGCCCGGGTCGTCAACCCCCGCTGGATCGAGGCGATGCGCCGCCACGGCTACAAGGGCGCCTTCGAACTCGCCGCCACCGTCGACTACCTGTTCGGCTACGACGCCACCACCGGCGTCGTCCCCGACTGGATGTACGACAAGCTCACCCAGGCGTACGTCCTCGACCCCGAGAACCGCGCCTTCCTCCAGGAGGCCAACCCCTGGGCGCT
- a CDS encoding cobalt-precorrin-5B (C(1))-methyltransferase has protein sequence MTGTTAAGTPGETAKGGRAAQLAHTGLRSGWTTGACATAATTAAYTALLTGDFPDPVTITLPKGQTPAFALAAEELAAGHAMAAIVKDAGDDPDVTHGALVRATVRLLPPGSGVVFRAGPGVGTVTRPGLPLPVGEPAINPVPRRLMTEHVAEVAARHGGTGDVEIEVSVDHGEEIARSTWNPRLGILGGLSILGTTGVVVPYSCSAWIDSIRRGVDVARAAGRRHVAGCTGSTSEKVAVAVHGLPEDALLDMGDFAGAVLKYIRRHPVDRLTIAGGFAKLSKLAAGHLDLHSARSQVDKGFLAELARHAGADETLAAEVASANTGLDALQRCAARGVPLGDLVATTARDEALSVLRGAPVAVDVLCIDRAGTIVGRAEPRGPGRG, from the coding sequence ATGACCGGCACCACGGCGGCCGGGACCCCCGGCGAGACGGCCAAGGGCGGCCGTGCGGCGCAGCTCGCGCACACCGGGCTGCGGTCCGGCTGGACGACGGGGGCCTGTGCGACGGCCGCCACCACCGCCGCGTACACCGCCCTGCTCACCGGGGACTTCCCCGACCCGGTGACGATCACCCTGCCCAAGGGGCAGACGCCGGCCTTCGCCCTGGCGGCGGAGGAACTGGCCGCCGGGCACGCCATGGCGGCGATCGTGAAGGACGCGGGGGACGACCCGGACGTCACCCACGGCGCCCTGGTCCGCGCCACCGTACGGCTCCTGCCGCCCGGTTCCGGGGTGGTCTTCCGAGCGGGGCCCGGCGTCGGCACGGTCACCCGGCCCGGGCTGCCGCTGCCGGTGGGCGAACCGGCGATCAACCCGGTGCCGCGCCGGCTGATGACCGAGCACGTGGCCGAGGTCGCGGCCCGGCACGGCGGGACGGGCGATGTGGAGATCGAGGTCTCGGTCGACCACGGCGAGGAGATCGCCCGCTCCACCTGGAACCCCCGGCTGGGCATCCTCGGCGGCCTCTCCATCCTCGGCACCACCGGCGTCGTCGTCCCCTACTCGTGCTCCGCCTGGATCGACAGCATCCGGCGCGGCGTCGACGTGGCCCGCGCGGCGGGGCGCCGGCATGTGGCCGGCTGTACGGGCTCGACGTCGGAGAAGGTCGCGGTGGCCGTGCACGGGCTGCCCGAGGACGCCCTGCTCGACATGGGCGACTTCGCGGGCGCGGTGCTCAAGTACATCCGCCGGCACCCGGTGGACCGGCTGACCATCGCCGGCGGCTTCGCCAAGCTCTCCAAACTGGCCGCCGGCCACCTGGACCTGCACTCGGCCCGCTCCCAGGTCGACAAGGGCTTCCTCGCGGAACTGGCCCGCCACGCCGGCGCCGACGAGACCCTGGCGGCCGAGGTCGCCTCCGCCAACACCGGCCTGGACGCCCTCCAGCGCTGCGCCGCACGCGGCGTCCCCCTGGGCGACCTGGTCGCGACGACGGCCCGCGACGAGGCCCTGAGCGTCCTGCGCGGGGCGCCCGTCGCCGTCGACGTCCTGTGCATCGACCGGGCGGGCACGATCGTGGGCCGCGCGGAGCCCAGGGGGCCGGGACGGGGGTGA
- a CDS encoding NDP-hexose 2,3-dehydratase family protein, with translation MSTDLAEFHRWFEERRAAHAYRVTRVPLTKLDGWSADPGTGDLVHRSGRFFGVHGLDVRVPGRAVEEWRQPVISQPEHGILGILVRDFDGVPHCLLQAKMEPGNVNALQLSPTVQATRSNYTRVHRGRAVPYLDLFTTLGRGRPLADALQSEQGAWFLAKRNRNIVVRPVRTDEDVPVLDDFRWLSMDEIGRLLAVDDLVNMDTRTVLSHLAGGAGPAAARFRGRPLHSLPELLNWLTHHRTAEPTVRRRIPLRETTGWRMTDDEVGHEEGRYFRIIGVDVRAGSREVAAWSQPLLAPCGQGVVAFLVRDIGGTPHVLVRARAEAGTPDTAEIGPTVQCVPANYAHLPEDRRPRYLDTVLAAASGARPGSVLFDVVQSEEGGRFHHARNRYLAVRAGDDVPLEEDDAFRWATCGQLAALNQYGGFLNVEARTLLACMGFIP, from the coding sequence GTGTCCACGGATCTCGCCGAATTCCACCGCTGGTTCGAGGAACGCCGCGCCGCGCACGCCTACCGGGTCACCCGCGTGCCCCTGACGAAGCTCGACGGCTGGAGCGCGGACCCGGGGACCGGCGACCTCGTCCACCGCAGCGGCCGCTTCTTCGGCGTGCACGGCCTGGACGTCCGGGTGCCCGGGCGCGCGGTGGAGGAGTGGCGGCAGCCCGTCATCAGCCAGCCCGAGCACGGCATCCTGGGCATCCTCGTCCGGGACTTCGACGGCGTCCCGCACTGCCTGCTCCAGGCCAAGATGGAGCCCGGCAACGTCAACGCCCTCCAGCTGTCGCCCACCGTGCAGGCCACCCGCAGCAACTACACCCGGGTCCACCGGGGCCGCGCGGTGCCGTACCTCGACCTGTTCACCACCCTGGGCCGCGGCCGGCCGCTCGCGGACGCGCTGCAGAGCGAGCAGGGCGCCTGGTTCCTAGCCAAGCGCAACCGCAACATCGTCGTCCGGCCCGTCCGGACCGACGAGGACGTACCGGTCCTCGACGACTTCCGCTGGCTGAGCATGGACGAGATCGGCCGGCTGCTCGCGGTGGACGACCTGGTCAACATGGACACCCGGACCGTGCTCTCGCACCTCGCCGGCGGCGCCGGGCCCGCCGCCGCCCGCTTCCGCGGACGTCCGCTGCACTCCCTCCCCGAACTGCTCAACTGGCTCACCCACCACAGGACGGCCGAACCGACCGTCCGCCGCCGCATACCGCTGCGGGAGACCACCGGCTGGCGGATGACCGACGACGAGGTGGGCCACGAGGAGGGCCGCTACTTCCGGATCATCGGCGTCGACGTCCGGGCGGGCAGCCGGGAGGTGGCCGCCTGGTCCCAGCCGCTGCTCGCGCCCTGCGGCCAGGGCGTCGTCGCCTTCCTGGTGCGCGACATCGGCGGGACCCCGCACGTCCTGGTACGCGCCCGGGCGGAGGCCGGCACCCCGGACACCGCCGAGATCGGCCCCACCGTGCAGTGCGTCCCCGCCAACTACGCCCACCTGCCGGAGGACCGGCGCCCCCGGTACCTCGACACCGTGCTGGCCGCCGCCTCCGGAGCGCGGCCCGGCAGCGTGCTGTTCGACGTGGTGCAGTCCGAGGAGGGCGGCCGCTTCCACCACGCCCGCAACCGCTACCTGGCCGTCCGCGCCGGCGACGACGTCCCGCTGGAGGAGGACGACGCGTTCCGCTGGGCGACCTGCGGGCAGCTCGCCGCGCTCAACCAGTACGGGGGCTTTCTCAACGTGGAGGCCCGCACGCTGCTCGCGTGCATGGGGTTCATTCCGTAG
- a CDS encoding precorrin-8X methylmutase produces MFDYDKDGASIYRQSFATIRAEADLGGLPPDVSRVAVRMIHACGMTDLVRDLAYSPDVVTAARKALLAGAPILCDANMVASGVTRKRLPADNEVLCTLADPAVPELAARMGTTRSAAALELWRDRLDGAVVAVGNAPTALFRLLEMVAEGAPRPAAVLGIPVGFIGAAESKDALAENALGLEYLVVRGRRGGSAMAAAAINAIASEEE; encoded by the coding sequence GTGTTCGACTACGACAAGGACGGCGCGTCCATCTACCGCCAGTCCTTCGCCACCATCCGCGCCGAGGCGGACCTCGGCGGACTGCCGCCGGACGTGTCCCGGGTGGCGGTCCGCATGATCCACGCCTGTGGGATGACGGACCTGGTGCGCGACCTCGCGTACTCCCCTGACGTGGTGACCGCGGCGCGGAAGGCGCTGCTCGCGGGCGCGCCGATCCTCTGCGACGCCAACATGGTCGCCAGCGGCGTCACCCGCAAGCGGCTGCCGGCGGACAACGAGGTGCTGTGCACCCTCGCCGACCCGGCCGTGCCCGAACTCGCCGCGCGGATGGGCACGACGCGCAGCGCCGCCGCCCTGGAGCTGTGGCGGGACCGGCTGGACGGGGCCGTGGTGGCCGTCGGCAACGCGCCGACGGCGCTGTTCCGGCTGCTGGAGATGGTGGCCGAGGGCGCGCCGCGCCCGGCGGCGGTGCTCGGCATACCCGTCGGGTTCATCGGCGCGGCCGAGTCGAAGGACGCCCTGGCGGAGAACGCGCTGGGGCTGGAGTACCTGGTGGTGCGCGGGCGGCGCGGCGGCAGCGCCATGGCCGCCGCCGCGATCAACGCGATAGCGAGCGAGGAAGAGTGA